One region of Salinibacterium sp. TMP30 genomic DNA includes:
- a CDS encoding RNA polymerase sigma factor — protein sequence MTPTDEKGATGLREDVADGILAERAIDGDVAAFDLLCRRHVPMMRAYVARMLRSISDADDVVQDSLLLAWRQLPTLRDPTSVRAWLMKIASRQALTHVRRRAADHALPEWEIALPRETEPENFAIRHAQLRALSTALDTLSDDQRQCWLLREIAELSYEQIADELEISPSAVRGKLARARASVYTQMEGWR from the coding sequence ATGACTCCCACAGACGAAAAAGGCGCAACCGGCCTTCGGGAGGATGTGGCCGATGGAATCCTTGCGGAGCGTGCCATCGACGGCGATGTTGCAGCTTTTGATCTACTGTGCCGACGCCACGTCCCGATGATGCGCGCCTACGTTGCGCGCATGCTCAGATCCATCAGCGACGCCGACGATGTCGTACAGGACTCACTCCTTCTCGCGTGGCGGCAGCTTCCCACTCTGCGTGACCCTACAAGCGTGCGAGCCTGGCTAATGAAAATTGCCAGCAGACAGGCGCTCACGCACGTACGTCGACGTGCGGCTGATCACGCACTGCCGGAGTGGGAGATCGCTCTCCCCCGTGAGACGGAGCCTGAAAATTTTGCGATTCGGCACGCTCAGCTGCGAGCACTCTCGACAGCTCTGGACACCCTGAGCGACGACCAAAGGCAGTGCTGGCTACTTCGCGAGATTGCAGAACTCAGCTACGAGCAAATCGCCGACGAGCTGGAAATCAGTCCTTCGGCCGTCCGGGGTAAACTCGCACGGGCTAGGGCAAGTGTCTACACACAAATGGAGGGATGGCGGTGA
- a CDS encoding Asp23/Gls24 family envelope stress response protein: MTEIAPTVLGCGNTIDELSDYLTADRTPPDPKIETCPECLNALAGLNRVAELSRDLLIHERTRRAAPSESWFSAVIANIAREARAGRSLPLHHDNPQVRLSITEGAVRALVRAVGDDIDGVVVGNTRIDGDVESLNAPVAITVTANTAWSQPAQQLAETLRSGIHDALRKHTHLHVTAVNIVINDLYGYTRQEEATR; the protein is encoded by the coding sequence GTGACCGAAATCGCACCCACCGTGCTCGGATGTGGGAACACCATCGATGAGCTCAGCGACTATCTCACCGCCGACCGCACTCCCCCGGACCCGAAGATCGAAACATGCCCGGAGTGCCTCAATGCGCTAGCCGGGCTGAACCGCGTCGCTGAGTTATCTCGAGACCTACTCATTCACGAGCGCACCCGTCGGGCAGCCCCATCCGAGTCTTGGTTCAGCGCCGTCATCGCGAATATCGCCCGCGAGGCGCGTGCGGGACGCTCCCTGCCGCTGCACCATGACAACCCACAGGTTCGCCTGAGCATCACCGAAGGCGCCGTTCGCGCCCTCGTCCGCGCTGTTGGCGACGACATTGACGGTGTGGTGGTTGGCAATACCCGAATCGACGGCGACGTAGAGTCCCTCAACGCACCCGTCGCGATTACGGTGACGGCCAATACCGCGTGGAGCCAACCTGCGCAGCAACTCGCAGAGACCCTCCGCAGCGGTATTCACGATGCGCTGCGGAAGCACACCCACCTTCATGTCACCGCCGTGAACATCGTGATCAACGACCTGTACGGATACACACGTCAAGAGGAGGCCACCCGATGA